One genomic window of Helicobacter canis includes the following:
- a CDS encoding fumarate reductase cytochrome b subunit, whose translation MQEDKIIESYTGVTKERKKSKMPARLDFWQSATGLFLALFMLAHLLFVSSILVSQEAMFAVTTFFEGSFIFGDEGQPFLVSIVAAVVIVAFVAHAFLALRKFPVNYRQFIALKTHKKLMKHGDTSLWVIQAATGFAMFFLAMPHLFTNLTQPEHIGPLASSFRFVHQNYWLLYIFLLFAVELHGSIGLYRLCIKWGWFEKLGIQNLRRVKWALSVFCIVLGLCSYAAYIKIGQGLDSSKGIEHYRAVDVATKGKGE comes from the coding sequence ATGCAAGAAGACAAGATCATTGAAAGTTACACAGGTGTAACAAAGGAGAGAAAAAAGAGCAAAATGCCTGCTCGGCTAGATTTTTGGCAGAGTGCTACGGGGCTTTTCTTGGCATTATTTATGCTCGCGCATTTGCTGTTTGTATCTAGCATTTTGGTTAGCCAAGAGGCGATGTTTGCAGTAACGACATTCTTTGAAGGAAGTTTCATCTTTGGTGATGAGGGGCAGCCGTTTTTGGTGTCGATTGTGGCGGCAGTGGTGATTGTAGCCTTTGTCGCGCACGCATTTTTGGCATTGCGCAAGTTTCCTGTCAATTATCGTCAATTTATCGCGCTAAAAACGCATAAAAAGCTGATGAAACACGGCGACACAAGTTTGTGGGTGATCCAAGCTGCCACAGGGTTTGCGATGTTTTTCCTAGCGATGCCTCATCTTTTTACCAACCTTACCCAGCCTGAACACATAGGACCACTTGCCTCATCATTCCGCTTTGTGCATCAAAATTACTGGCTTTTATATATATTTTTGCTTTTTGCTGTGGAGCTACACGGCTCGATTGGACTCTATCGCCTCTGTATCAAATGGGGTTGGTTTGAGAAGCTTGGCATACAAAATCTTCGCCGTGTTAAGTGGGCGTTATCGGTGTTTTGTATCGTGCTTGGGCTTTGCTCCTATGCTGCATATATCAAAATCGGTCAAGGGCTGGATTCTAGCAAGGGCATAGAGCATTATCGCGCAGTTGATGTAGCCACAAAAGGAAAAGGAGAGTAG
- the tsaD gene encoding tRNA (adenosine(37)-N6)-threonylcarbamoyltransferase complex transferase subunit TsaD, whose protein sequence is MLLSIESSCDDSSLALTDIASAKLVFHHKISQDSAHSVYGGVVPEIASRLHTKGLPEILAILKGELGDFTRLKAVAITTEPGLSVSLIEGLMMAKLLALSLRIPLIAINHLIGHFYSLFINQREAIFPMSVLLVSGGHTQIMQARSEEEFLIIAQSLDDSFGESFDKVAKMLSLGYPGGPIIESYASKLSPTTRIHSLPLPLKDKHGFSFSGLKNATRLLIESLSSHDPSKVDSRLKVDSSLNESDKALVCASFQKAAIAHISNQVEKYLKHKNNDGIRDFAIVGGASSNASLRAEIERLCTRFGLRLHLAPLEFCADNAAMIGRAAIPEWQKGAFADSIAQEVSPRSTTNYLRTL, encoded by the coding sequence ATGCTTTTAAGCATAGAAAGTAGCTGTGATGATAGCTCACTTGCTCTCACAGACATAGCAAGTGCCAAGCTTGTATTCCACCATAAAATTTCACAAGATAGTGCGCATAGTGTGTATGGTGGCGTTGTGCCAGAGATTGCCTCAAGGCTGCATACAAAGGGACTGCCAGAGATTCTAGCTATACTAAAGGGCGAGCTAGGGGATTTTACGCGCCTTAAAGCAGTGGCGATCACCACAGAGCCGGGGTTGTCTGTGAGTCTTATTGAAGGGCTAATGATGGCAAAGCTTCTTGCTCTAAGCTTGCGTATCCCACTTATTGCTATCAACCACCTAATCGGGCATTTTTACTCACTTTTTATCAATCAGCGTGAAGCTATTTTTCCTATGAGTGTGTTGCTTGTATCTGGCGGGCATACGCAGATTATGCAAGCACGCAGTGAAGAAGAGTTTTTGATCATCGCTCAAAGTCTAGATGATAGCTTTGGTGAAAGCTTTGATAAAGTCGCTAAAATGCTCTCCCTTGGCTATCCGGGCGGACCTATTATAGAATCCTATGCCTCTAAGCTATCGCCCACCACTAGAATCCACTCTCTCCCCCTCCCGCTAAAAGACAAGCACGGATTTAGCTTCTCTGGGCTTAAAAATGCCACGCGATTGCTCATAGAATCTCTATCAAGCCACGATCCTAGCAAAGTGGATTCTAGGCTAAAAGTGGATTCTAGTCTCAATGAGAGTGATAAAGCATTGGTGTGCGCATCGTTTCAAAAAGCTGCCATAGCTCATATTAGCAATCAAGTAGAAAAATATCTCAAGCATAAAAATAATGATGGTATCCGTGATTTTGCCATTGTAGGTGGGGCGAGTAGTAATGCAAGCTTGCGCGCTGAGATAGAGCGACTTTGCACGCGCTTTGGACTTAGACTGCATCTAGCACCGCTAGAGTTTTGCGCTGATAATGCTGCGATGATAGGGCGTGCTGCGATCCCAGAGTGGCAAAAGGGAGCATTTGCAGACTCAATCGCTCAAGAAGTAAGCCCGCGTAGCACGACCAATTATCTTCGCACTCTCTAA
- a CDS encoding YceI family protein, which yields MKKSLLVSSILALALSASSAAQYDVDVSHSAVNFQVTHMMISDVDGAFNTFSGVVDFDENTKTLKALSGEVLISSIDTKNDSRDKHLNAPDFFDSAKFPKATLVMKSIKGKKLTADVTIRGITKSVVFDMSIKGPVTNPMSKENKLAIAIKLEGKLNRKDFGIGMDTKDALVSDEIALRIQLEAHSK from the coding sequence ATGAAAAAGTCTCTACTTGTTAGCTCAATCTTGGCTCTAGCTCTCTCTGCAAGTAGCGCAGCACAATATGATGTTGATGTATCGCATTCTGCAGTGAATTTTCAAGTTACGCATATGATGATCAGCGATGTCGATGGCGCGTTTAATACCTTTAGCGGTGTAGTGGATTTTGATGAGAACACCAAAACCCTAAAAGCTCTTAGTGGTGAAGTGCTTATCTCCTCCATTGATACCAAAAATGACTCACGAGATAAGCACCTAAATGCGCCTGATTTTTTTGATTCTGCGAAATTCCCCAAAGCCACGCTTGTGATGAAATCTATCAAGGGCAAAAAGCTTACGGCAGATGTAACAATCCGCGGCATTACAAAGTCTGTTGTATTTGATATGAGCATAAAAGGTCCGGTAACAAACCCAATGAGCAAAGAAAACAAACTTGCAATCGCCATCAAGCTTGAAGGCAAGCTAAACCGCAAAGACTTTGGAATCGGTATGGATACAAAAGATGCCCTTGTAAGCGATGAAATCGCACTACGCATCCAGCTTGAAGCCCATAGCAAATAA
- the queF gene encoding preQ(1) synthase: MANDLDLKALGSRTTYEHNYAPSLLEAVPNPHPDVAYFVKFNCPEFTSLCPITGQPDFATIYISYIPDTLIVESKSLKLYLFSFRNHGAFHEDCMNLILKDLNKLLEPHYIEVWGKFLPRGGLSIDPYCNYGKGQYQQMAQMRLANHDLYPETITNR; encoded by the coding sequence ATGGCAAATGATTTAGACTTAAAAGCCCTAGGCTCACGCACGACTTATGAGCATAACTACGCGCCAAGCTTGCTAGAAGCAGTCCCAAATCCCCACCCAGATGTGGCGTATTTTGTCAAATTTAATTGCCCAGAGTTCACCTCTTTATGCCCGATCACAGGGCAGCCAGACTTTGCTACTATTTATATCAGCTATATCCCAGATACGCTCATTGTAGAATCCAAATCACTTAAGCTCTATCTCTTTAGCTTCCGCAATCACGGCGCATTTCACGAAGATTGTATGAACCTTATTTTGAAAGATTTAAACAAACTTTTAGAGCCGCATTATATAGAGGTGTGGGGGAAGTTTCTCCCAAGAGGTGGGCTAAGTATCGATCCGTATTGTAATTATGGCAAGGGACAATATCAGCAAATGGCACAAATGCGCCTAGCCAATCACGATCTCTACCCAGAGACAATTACTAATCGCTAG
- the coaE gene encoding dephospho-CoA kinase (Dephospho-CoA kinase (CoaE) performs the final step in coenzyme A biosynthesis.) has protein sequence MGQKLEKVDSSSLESTFAKSLSLRYGVALTGGIACGKSSVSRLLQARGFEIICADSIAHCVLEECAGVLVGTFGKGIVESNGPITINRKALGEIVFSDPAKRTLLESITHPRIYAQIIAKACMLEARKKWYFLDIPLFFESGGRARYGVDMVVCVSAREDLQLARLMQRNTLTLEQAKARIQSQMPLGQKLAQSDIVIDNSSTLPALEAKVDSMLRELAMRIKA, from the coding sequence GTGGGTCAAAAACTAGAAAAAGTGGATTCTAGCTCCCTAGAATCCACTTTTGCCAAGTCTCTCTCCTTGCGCTATGGAGTCGCGCTGACAGGCGGTATAGCGTGTGGAAAAAGTAGCGTTAGTAGGCTTTTGCAAGCGCGTGGTTTTGAGATTATCTGTGCTGATAGTATCGCGCATTGTGTGCTTGAAGAATGTGCTGGCGTGCTTGTTGGCACCTTTGGCAAGGGTATTGTAGAATCTAATGGACCTATTACAATCAATCGCAAAGCCCTCGGGGAGATTGTCTTTAGCGATCCTGCAAAGCGCACTTTACTAGAATCCATAACTCACCCACGCATATACGCTCAAATCATCGCTAAAGCCTGTATGCTAGAAGCGCGTAAAAAGTGGTATTTCCTTGATATACCATTGTTTTTTGAAAGTGGTGGGAGGGCGCGCTATGGTGTGGATATGGTGGTGTGTGTGAGTGCTAGAGAAGACTTGCAGCTTGCGCGCTTAATGCAAAGAAACACACTCACATTAGAGCAGGCAAAAGCTAGAATCCAATCACAAATGCCACTAGGGCAAAAACTCGCCCAAAGTGATATTGTCATAGACAATAGCAGCACGCTTCCCGCGCTAGAAGCAAAAGTGGATTCTATGCTGCGCGAGCTTGCAATGCGTATCAAGGCATAG
- a CDS encoding spermidine synthase — protein MWLNHQLSADFHKEYAIEEKTLDVRSDHILEIFKSKKFGQIALIDERELLLECHLGYVSEFIAHIGACCLQVKTPESPQDQALILGGFNLELAFELLKHNMLIHYIQSDSKVLDSLISFLPHFQSVREHRDFGLYAKAIDLPLGKYHLIIHQATPNAHELDGLSRMLYIDGVFIARLPHPYLQADECKQMLSSVSALFSITMPFAMPFFGDEVFVFASKATHPLADLWLQRADMLDNLSFYNADIHNAAFAMPTRLASTLQPWVKN, from the coding sequence ATGTGGCTCAATCACCAACTTAGCGCAGACTTTCATAAAGAATATGCCATCGAAGAAAAAACCCTTGATGTGCGAAGTGATCATATTTTAGAAATTTTTAAAAGCAAAAAATTTGGGCAAATTGCTCTTATCGATGAGCGCGAGCTATTGCTTGAATGCCATTTGGGCTATGTGAGTGAGTTTATCGCACATATTGGGGCTTGCTGCTTGCAGGTCAAAACCCCAGAATCCCCACAAGATCAAGCTCTTATACTTGGGGGGTTTAATCTCGAGCTTGCTTTTGAGCTACTTAAGCATAATATGCTTATACATTATATACAGAGTGATAGCAAGGTGCTAGATTCTCTTATAAGCTTTTTGCCGCATTTTCAAAGTGTGCGCGAGCATAGAGACTTTGGGCTGTATGCTAAAGCGATTGATCTGCCGCTAGGTAAATATCATCTAATCATTCACCAAGCCACCCCCAATGCCCACGAGCTTGATGGACTAAGCCGTATGCTATATATAGATGGGGTATTTATCGCAAGGCTTCCGCATCCGTATTTGCAAGCAGATGAGTGCAAACAGATGTTAAGTAGCGTGAGTGCGCTATTTTCTATCACTATGCCATTTGCTATGCCATTTTTTGGCGATGAGGTTTTTGTATTTGCTTCTAAGGCTACGCATCCCTTGGCTGATTTGTGGCTGCAAAGGGCTGATATGCTTGATAATCTTAGCTTCTATAATGCTGATATTCATAATGCCGCTTTTGCTATGCCCACGCGTTTAGCAAGCACTTTGCAGCCGTGGGTCAAAAACTAG
- the def gene encoding peptide deformylase, with translation MAILPIVKYPDKRLKTKSQKVREFDEGLHTLLDDMYETMIATNGIGLAAIQVNKPICALVITLPREEDGQQYEEDRLELINPTLLKTQGIVTYQEGCLSVPGFYEEIERFESVSIGYQDRFGVERVLQADGLLAIAVQHEMDHLDGVLFVDRLPILRRKKFEKELKRIQKEQKSKTQTR, from the coding sequence ATGGCGATTCTGCCGATAGTTAAATACCCAGACAAAAGACTTAAGACAAAATCCCAAAAAGTTAGGGAATTTGATGAGGGGCTTCATACTTTGCTTGATGATATGTATGAAACGATGATTGCTACAAATGGCATAGGACTTGCGGCGATTCAGGTCAATAAGCCTATTTGTGCGCTTGTGATCACCCTGCCGCGCGAAGAAGATGGGCAGCAATATGAAGAAGATAGATTAGAGCTTATTAACCCCACTTTGCTAAAAACTCAAGGCATAGTAACCTACCAAGAAGGCTGCTTGTCTGTCCCGGGATTTTATGAAGAGATTGAGCGATTTGAGTCAGTAAGTATAGGGTATCAAGATCGATTTGGCGTGGAGAGAGTCTTGCAGGCAGATGGCTTGCTTGCCATAGCGGTGCAGCACGAGATGGATCATTTAGATGGTGTTTTGTTTGTCGATAGACTGCCAATATTACGGCGTAAAAAATTTGAAAAAGAATTAAAGAGAATCCAAAAAGAGCAGAAAAGTAAAACACAAACAAGATAG
- a CDS encoding diguanylate cyclase has protein sequence MEKNQEKASDIGSNPFLSGINPDVHSDIAPGSGESGDFIEVVNRLSETTIHTLQAESLPCLPSNYRLYFEKFLQKEPPAIREKIRTIMRMQSDLENRALVFEKSVGESLRIIKQVLGCMSVVYQNFLIAENVVKQYSKDVEQADNKLTMRNVMDFFIRDMTKVTKITSKQLDQIRELYAKTDKNLKQISQNSVYDLNLDVYNKSYFTDVLLKEQKLCLEFNHSSVLIYITLSQDLSHQVGQDSPVFTILLKTMAKFLQKHIQTSDFIAYMGDGVFGILLKYSDLIEAQELCVFLYQSAQTTDVFVGDMNLQLDVTSSIAKIMPERSIEETQSACLSTLKIALDEKRHCKIYQQDDINGDSADS, from the coding sequence ATGGAGAAAAATCAAGAAAAAGCCTCTGATATAGGCTCTAATCCTTTCTTATCGGGGATCAATCCGGATGTGCATTCTGATATTGCGCCGGGATCTGGAGAAAGTGGTGATTTCATAGAGGTGGTAAATCGCCTTTCAGAGACCACTATCCATACCCTTCAAGCAGAATCCTTGCCTTGCCTACCTTCAAACTACCGCTTATATTTTGAGAAGTTTTTGCAAAAAGAGCCGCCAGCCATTAGGGAGAAAATCCGCACTATTATGCGTATGCAATCAGATTTAGAAAATCGCGCACTTGTGTTTGAGAAATCCGTAGGCGAGAGCTTGCGCATTATCAAGCAGGTGCTTGGCTGTATGTCTGTCGTGTATCAAAATTTCTTAATCGCTGAAAATGTAGTAAAGCAATATTCCAAAGATGTGGAGCAAGCAGATAATAAGCTCACTATGCGCAATGTGATGGACTTTTTTATCCGCGATATGACGAAAGTTACAAAGATCACTTCCAAGCAGCTTGATCAAATCCGCGAGCTTTATGCAAAGACTGATAAAAACCTTAAGCAAATCAGCCAAAATTCTGTCTATGATCTCAATCTTGATGTGTATAATAAAAGCTACTTTACTGATGTTTTGCTTAAAGAGCAAAAGCTCTGTTTGGAGTTTAATCACTCTTCAGTATTGATCTACATTACTCTGTCTCAAGATTTATCTCATCAGGTTGGGCAGGATTCTCCTGTTTTTACCATTCTTCTAAAGACTATGGCGAAATTTTTGCAAAAACACATACAAACTAGCGATTTTATCGCATATATGGGTGATGGTGTGTTTGGGATCTTGCTAAAGTATTCGGACTTGATTGAAGCCCAAGAGCTTTGTGTGTTTCTCTACCAATCAGCCCAGACAACTGATGTGTTTGTAGGGGATATGAATCTGCAACTTGATGTAACCTCAAGTATCGCAAAAATTATGCCAGAACGCTCTATTGAAGAGACACAAAGCGCGTGCCTTTCGACATTAAAAATCGCGCTTGATGAAAAGCGACATTGCAAAATCTACCAGCAGGATGATATCAATGGCGATTCTGCCGATAGTTAA
- the clpP gene encoding ATP-dependent Clp endopeptidase proteolytic subunit ClpP, with protein MNYIPYVIEKTGRSERSYDIYSRLLKDRVILLSGEINDMVASSIVAQLLFLEAEDPEKDINLYINSPGGVITSAFSIYDTMQYIRPDICTICIGQAASAGAFLLSCGAKGKRYSLPNSRIMIHQPLGGAQGQATDIEIQAKEILRLKSVLNEIMASNTGQTLKKIAQDTERDFFMSAKEAKDYGLIDKVLTKSIK; from the coding sequence ATGAACTATATTCCTTATGTGATTGAAAAAACAGGGCGCAGTGAGCGAAGCTATGACATCTACTCAAGGCTACTTAAAGATCGCGTGATTTTGCTAAGTGGGGAGATTAACGATATGGTAGCAAGCTCCATTGTTGCCCAGCTATTGTTTCTTGAAGCAGAAGATCCAGAAAAAGACATCAATCTCTACATCAATTCCCCCGGAGGCGTGATCACAAGTGCGTTTAGTATCTATGATACTATGCAATATATCCGTCCAGATATTTGCACGATTTGCATAGGGCAGGCTGCTAGTGCTGGGGCGTTTTTGCTTAGCTGCGGGGCTAAGGGCAAGCGATATTCTCTGCCAAATTCTCGCATTATGATTCATCAGCCTCTTGGTGGTGCGCAAGGACAAGCCACAGATATAGAGATCCAAGCCAAAGAGATTTTACGACTTAAGTCAGTGCTTAATGAAATTATGGCTAGTAACACTGGGCAAACACTGAAAAAAATCGCCCAAGATACAGAAAGAGACTTTTTTATGAGTGCTAAAGAAGCCAAGGATTATGGACTAATCGATAAGGTTTTGACAAAAAGCATTAAATAG
- the tig gene encoding trigger factor codes for MNLQTSKTNTANAIAKGKIALQDLEKKLESIAQKASKTLKIAGFRPGKVPVQIVKSRYKDSLEKDAQKELVQDMLSNALKELQLTPQQLIGDPIITKFDKGAEAIEVEIAISLIPEFSLEALESKIPTPKIPTPEKKDIQERLDMMAQSQGELVESKDKAVKKDHIVNIDFEGFVDGVAFEGGKAEGFDLTIGSGQFIPGFEDALIGVKNGEEKSIEVNFPENYHSSALAGKLATFKVKINKIQERVKCAIDDVLATKILGRDDATLAELESRMKDELALEMKNRHYNDEMKQKCLEALDSGFSFDLPDAIVEQEMDVLFRNALSTIAPDELKDYQQDVQKAKDKRESFRDEARKSVKITFIVDAIAKAKGITINDNEVMQAIYYESMMQGQNPKEVLEYYRENGLIPAVKMAMIEDRVLHHLLDEKAGLLDKKAKATKVDSSQADSKKADSTKVDSSANEGKSPAKATKPKTTKKTPKA; via the coding sequence ATGAATCTTCAAACAAGCAAAACCAACACCGCCAATGCGATCGCAAAAGGCAAAATCGCGCTTCAAGATCTTGAGAAAAAGCTAGAATCTATCGCGCAAAAAGCAAGCAAGACACTTAAAATCGCTGGGTTTAGACCCGGCAAAGTGCCTGTGCAAATTGTCAAATCTCGCTACAAAGATTCCCTAGAAAAAGACGCGCAAAAAGAGCTTGTGCAAGATATGCTATCAAATGCACTCAAAGAATTGCAGCTCACTCCCCAGCAGCTCATCGGCGATCCTATTATCACGAAGTTTGATAAAGGGGCAGAGGCAATTGAGGTGGAGATTGCTATTTCATTGATTCCAGAATTTAGCCTAGAAGCCCTAGAATCCAAAATCCCCACGCCCAAAATCCCCACGCCAGAGAAAAAAGACATACAAGAGCGACTTGATATGATGGCACAATCGCAAGGTGAGCTAGTAGAATCCAAAGATAAAGCAGTCAAAAAAGATCATATTGTCAATATTGACTTTGAAGGCTTTGTTGATGGCGTAGCTTTTGAAGGCGGCAAGGCAGAAGGCTTTGATCTCACGATTGGCAGCGGGCAGTTTATCCCCGGCTTTGAAGATGCGCTTATAGGTGTCAAAAATGGCGAAGAAAAGAGCATTGAGGTCAATTTCCCGGAGAATTATCACTCAAGTGCGCTAGCAGGCAAACTCGCGACTTTCAAGGTCAAGATCAATAAAATCCAAGAGCGCGTAAAATGCGCGATTGATGATGTGCTTGCGACAAAGATTCTAGGCAGAGATGATGCGACGCTTGCAGAGCTAGAATCTCGTATGAAAGATGAACTTGCCCTAGAGATGAAAAACCGCCACTACAATGATGAAATGAAGCAAAAATGTCTTGAAGCCCTTGATAGCGGCTTTAGCTTTGATTTGCCCGATGCTATTGTCGAGCAAGAAATGGATGTGCTATTCCGCAATGCGCTCTCCACAATCGCGCCAGATGAGCTAAAAGATTATCAGCAAGATGTGCAAAAAGCCAAAGATAAGCGCGAGAGCTTCCGTGATGAGGCGCGCAAGAGTGTGAAGATTACTTTCATTGTCGATGCTATCGCTAAGGCAAAGGGCATTACTATCAATGACAATGAAGTAATGCAGGCTATTTACTATGAATCAATGATGCAAGGTCAAAATCCAAAAGAGGTGCTTGAATACTATCGAGAAAATGGGCTGATCCCTGCAGTAAAAATGGCAATGATAGAAGATCGCGTGCTGCATCATCTGCTTGATGAAAAAGCCGGCTTGCTCGATAAAAAAGCAAAGGCTACAAAAGTGGATTCTAGCCAAGCGGACTCCAAAAAGGCGGATTCTACAAAAGTGGATTCTAGTGCTAATGAAGGCAAAAGCCCTGCCAAAGCCACCAAACCCAAAACAACCAAAAAAACTCCAAAGGCTTAA
- the fliI gene encoding flagellar protein export ATPase FliI yields the protein MSLRVLKHKLASRPNLSPQYGVISKITPTIIYAKGISPSVGDIVKITHKDSSQSLGIVTLSDGQSFGFNPFSFVEHFGINDIVMIEKNGLTFPMAESMLGRVFDPLGTSIDDKPPLLESTHLPIITPPIRALKRGIIDEVFDVGVRSINGLLTCGKGQKLGIFAGSGVGKSTLMGMIVRGCKAPIKVIALIGERGREVPEFIHKSLGGDLSNTVLIVATSDDSPLMRKYGAFSAMAVAEYFKSLGNDVLFIMDSVTRFAMAQREIGLALGEPPTSKGYPPSVLTLMPQLMERAGKEEGKGSITAFFTVLVEGDDLSDPIADQARSILDGHIILERALTDFGIYPPINILASASRVSNDIITKEHRELIQKFRRYYALLKDNEILLRIGSYQHGSDPELDYALAIKPVMEEFLKQAEDDSVSFEEALIMLKAVFALPQSELMQNPNT from the coding sequence ATGTCGCTCCGTGTGCTTAAACACAAACTCGCCTCGCGCCCAAATCTCTCGCCACAATATGGTGTCATCTCCAAGATCACACCCACAATCATCTATGCCAAGGGCATTAGCCCATCAGTTGGCGATATTGTAAAAATCACGCACAAGGATTCTAGTCAATCGCTAGGGATTGTTACGCTAAGCGATGGGCAGAGCTTCGGGTTTAATCCCTTTTCTTTCGTGGAGCATTTTGGGATCAATGATATTGTGATGATTGAGAAAAATGGCTTAACTTTCCCTATGGCAGAATCTATGCTTGGGCGCGTGTTTGACCCACTTGGCACATCCATTGATGACAAGCCCCCACTGCTAGAATCCACGCATTTGCCTATCATCACGCCGCCCATTCGCGCACTAAAGCGCGGCATTATCGATGAGGTCTTTGATGTAGGCGTGCGCTCAATCAATGGACTACTTACCTGCGGCAAGGGGCAGAAGCTTGGGATTTTTGCCGGATCTGGCGTGGGGAAATCCACCCTTATGGGAATGATTGTGCGCGGCTGCAAAGCTCCAATAAAAGTCATCGCTCTTATTGGTGAAAGGGGGCGAGAGGTGCCGGAGTTTATCCACAAGTCCCTAGGCGGCGATCTTAGCAACACCGTGCTAATCGTAGCCACAAGCGATGACTCGCCTCTTATGCGCAAATATGGCGCATTTAGTGCTATGGCAGTGGCGGAGTATTTTAAGTCTTTGGGGAATGATGTGCTGTTTATTATGGATTCTGTTACGCGCTTTGCTATGGCGCAGCGAGAGATTGGGCTAGCCCTAGGCGAGCCACCTACAAGCAAGGGCTATCCGCCATCAGTGCTCACACTTATGCCCCAGCTTATGGAGCGCGCAGGTAAAGAAGAGGGCAAAGGCTCTATCACAGCATTTTTCACCGTGCTTGTAGAAGGCGATGACTTAAGCGATCCTATCGCTGATCAAGCTCGCTCAATCCTTGATGGGCATATCATTTTAGAGCGAGCTTTGACAGATTTTGGGATTTATCCGCCTATCAATATCCTAGCTTCTGCCTCGCGCGTGAGCAATGACATCATCACCAAAGAGCACAGGGAGCTGATACAGAAATTCCGCCGCTACTACGCGCTGCTAAAGGACAATGAGATTCTCCTACGCATAGGCTCTTACCAGCACGGCAGCGATCCCGAGCTTGATTACGCGCTGGCGATCAAGCCTGTTATGGAAGAATTTTTAAAGCAAGCAGAAGATGATAGCGTGAGCTTTGAAGAAGCTCTAATAATGCTAAAGGCGGTGTTTGCGCTGCCACAAAGCGAGCTTATGCAAAATCCAAACACATAG
- a CDS encoding oxidoreductase, translating into MAQQQVVFLTGASSGIGKETAVILHNAGYKVYAAARRIECMQDLQDMGICVVFIDLLQEESIRLCVESIMQKEGGIDILISNAGYGFYGAVEDTPLESAKAQLEVNLFAFARLVQLIAPSMRAKGAGKIIAVSSIAGKVWTPFGGWYHASKFALEGLCDSLRLELKPFGIAVIIIEPGGIKTDWGIIAARHLREISESGAYKQQCEHYARALEQTYQGSSLSSPSLIAHTIYQAISAKTPKTRYLVGFMARPMLYAKRLLGDRLFDTIIAYAWGKRW; encoded by the coding sequence ATGGCGCAGCAACAAGTCGTATTTCTCACAGGAGCAAGTAGCGGGATCGGCAAAGAGACAGCGGTGATACTCCATAATGCAGGCTACAAAGTCTATGCCGCTGCTAGGCGCATAGAGTGTATGCAAGATTTGCAGGATATGGGGATTTGCGTGGTGTTTATCGATCTGCTACAAGAAGAATCCATTAGGTTATGCGTAGAATCCATTATGCAAAAAGAGGGCGGTATTGATATTTTGATTAGCAATGCTGGGTATGGATTCTACGGCGCGGTGGAGGATACGCCGCTAGAATCCGCTAAAGCACAGCTAGAGGTTAATCTCTTTGCCTTTGCGCGCTTGGTGCAGCTAATCGCCCCTAGTATGCGAGCAAAGGGGGCTGGCAAAATCATCGCTGTAAGCTCCATAGCTGGCAAGGTATGGACACCCTTTGGTGGGTGGTATCACGCAAGCAAGTTTGCCCTTGAGGGGCTATGCGATAGCTTGCGATTAGAGCTAAAGCCCTTTGGCATTGCAGTCATCATCATTGAGCCCGGCGGGATTAAGACTGATTGGGGGATTATTGCTGCAAGGCATTTGCGAGAGATTAGCGAGAGTGGCGCGTATAAGCAGCAATGTGAGCATTATGCTAGGGCATTGGAGCAAACTTATCAAGGCTCTTCACTCTCTAGCCCTAGTCTCATCGCACACACCATCTATCAAGCCATCTCTGCCAAAACCCCTAAAACACGCTATCTTGTAGGCTTTATGGCACGCCCTATGCTCTATGCTAAACGCCTTTTGGGGGATAGGCTGTTTGATACAATTATCGCCTATGCGTGGGGCAAGAGGTGGTAG